In one window of Methanococcoides methylutens DNA:
- the feoB gene encoding ferrous iron transport protein B: protein MFTKLKKKRCCDLEDNAESGLEKIILVGNPNVGKSVIFNHFSDSYAIVSNYPGTTVAISKGKGKIAGKEYEIIDTPGMYSLLPITEEERVSQSYLFDSKPFVYLHVVDAKNLQRMLPLTLQLIEAEVPLILVLNMMDEAAERGVEINEAKLQNELGIPVIRTTSIKGEGLDRLENAIADYDIQNVDNKVKYSRGIESAIEEISSLLRSEYGISKRTLAQLLLQNDRVAFEKIVQNNEDVSSIKSVIEETEKSYTDPLNYVLTIERQTFVNDIVDPVMSTTKKTDTLTKNTEDTSRTTRASLRERIDSILIHPVTGIPILFLILYFGLYKFVGGFAAGTVVDYLEGTLFGEQINPWVIESFNSIVPYPVIQDLFVGEYGILTQAVTYAIALIMPLVGAFFIVFSIIEDTGYLPRLAMLIDRAFKKMGMSGRAVIPMVLGFGCATMATMVTRTLETKREKIITSMLLSLAIPCSAQLGVILGILSFSSKALFIWAFVIGVELVFIGFLSSKVLPGKSPSFFMEMPPLRLPKASNVLIKTYSRMQWYFLEVLPLFVIASVLIWIGRLTGLFELAVRLFSYPSQWIGLPAEGGVMFLYGFFRRDFGAAGLFDMYNAGMLTEINLVVAAITLTLFMPCIAQFMVTVKERGLKIALGMAAFIFPSAFAVGYVVNYVLTTLGVVL from the coding sequence ATGTTTACCAAATTAAAAAAGAAAAGGTGTTGCGATCTCGAAGACAATGCTGAAAGCGGTCTTGAAAAGATAATTCTTGTAGGAAACCCAAACGTAGGCAAGAGTGTTATCTTCAACCATTTCTCAGACAGCTATGCAATTGTTTCAAATTATCCGGGAACTACAGTAGCAATAAGCAAAGGGAAGGGGAAAATAGCAGGCAAGGAATACGAGATAATCGATACTCCCGGTATGTACTCATTATTGCCGATAACAGAAGAGGAGCGCGTCTCACAGAGTTACCTCTTTGACAGCAAGCCATTTGTTTACCTGCATGTTGTGGATGCCAAAAATTTGCAGCGCATGCTTCCCCTGACACTCCAGCTAATAGAAGCAGAGGTACCCCTCATACTTGTCCTGAACATGATGGATGAAGCTGCCGAGAGAGGAGTTGAGATTAATGAAGCAAAGCTCCAAAATGAGCTGGGAATTCCCGTAATCCGTACGACCTCAATAAAGGGAGAAGGACTTGACAGGCTTGAAAACGCAATCGCCGATTATGACATTCAAAATGTCGATAACAAAGTAAAGTATAGCAGGGGAATAGAGTCTGCAATTGAAGAGATATCATCTTTGCTAAGATCTGAATACGGGATCTCAAAAAGGACACTTGCACAGTTGCTCCTCCAGAATGACAGGGTTGCTTTTGAGAAGATCGTCCAGAACAATGAAGATGTCAGTTCGATCAAGAGTGTAATAGAGGAAACGGAAAAAAGCTACACTGATCCACTTAATTATGTCCTTACGATAGAAAGGCAGACCTTTGTCAACGATATTGTCGACCCTGTAATGAGTACGACTAAAAAGACAGATACGCTTACAAAAAATACTGAAGATACATCACGAACAACACGAGCATCACTTCGGGAACGTATTGACAGTATCCTTATACACCCCGTCACGGGAATTCCGATATTGTTCCTGATACTCTACTTTGGGCTGTACAAATTCGTCGGAGGATTTGCAGCAGGGACTGTTGTGGACTACCTTGAAGGAACCCTGTTCGGGGAACAGATCAACCCATGGGTGATCGAGAGCTTCAATTCCATTGTCCCATACCCGGTCATCCAGGACCTCTTCGTGGGTGAATACGGTATACTGACACAGGCTGTGACATATGCAATTGCACTGATCATGCCGCTTGTGGGTGCATTCTTTATTGTGTTCTCCATCATAGAGGATACCGGTTACCTTCCACGCCTTGCAATGCTGATTGACCGTGCATTCAAGAAGATGGGGATGAGCGGCAGGGCTGTCATTCCGATGGTGCTTGGATTTGGATGTGCCACAATGGCAACCATGGTCACACGTACCCTTGAGACAAAAAGGGAGAAGATAATCACAAGCATGCTGCTATCACTGGCGATCCCATGTTCCGCACAGCTTGGTGTCATACTGGGTATACTCTCGTTCAGCTCAAAAGCACTGTTCATATGGGCTTTTGTCATAGGTGTAGAGCTTGTGTTCATAGGATTCCTTTCATCAAAGGTGTTGCCCGGGAAAAGCCCCAGTTTCTTCATGGAGATGCCACCACTGAGGCTTCCGAAGGCTTCGAACGTGCTTATCAAGACCTATTCAAGGATGCAGTGGTATTTCCTGGAGGTACTGCCCCTGTTCGTGATTGCGAGTGTACTGATCTGGATAGGAAGGCTTACCGGACTGTTCGAGCTGGCTGTCAGACTATTCTCATACCCTTCACAGTGGATAGGACTTCCAGCTGAGGGCGGAGTTATGTTCCTGTACGGGTTCTTCAGGAGAGATTTCGGTGCTGCCGGATTGTTCGATATGTACAATGCAGGGATGTTGACCGAGATCAACCTGGTCGTAGCTGCTATCACACTGACATTGTTCATGCCATGTATAGCACAGTTCATGGTAACCGTGAAAGAAAGAGGACTTAAGATAGCCCTCGGAATGGCTGCGTTCATCTTCCCGAGCGCTTTTGCTGTGGGATATGTTGTGAACTATGTCCTGACAACATTGGGAGTGGTACTATGA
- a CDS encoding DUF7286 family protein, translated as MKNEALRHPRTAQERKTKRPAYKCWRSLKKVSLLARNTDAYIPFSVIGIFVILGAVLTSAYFLQTDYDIAQTIYTTEKTDPEKVAVGFASADLSRCLNYAGMEALKWKGEHPIIQPVNSSGGTTTEDDFMVNARTHDLEAGHTLSVQVDLPSDVWYSISSLWRDQNIILRIKDSNGQTIDSVDYGEAVSIWKTVSFEENFLLPQSIGPGYGTIELECGGNLKATDWFSVAMNPVKDISAKHFNELITGNYQYEQYVYDKYAINVEPDIHPQQILIEEINGTLERQINDDNRTYSIYYTFSILDLNYTLVDLETGETFNRSIDISTLVTSREPLLEELTTEYERSLNSAETANIVLGAMNIRSFTYGPWQHYANGPLNIITNPALASAVNAGTAYSQKRTFDSVDPWALMYTTYYNGKVFYEDVHGTADEYDINGSNNSVNLTSTYEKLAENNSFSVDIEEGIGESMTETGMTFEQVDEQSTIRVAASDYIPSLVDGWVFNDHIWTDEQDLVHDVAREVYFAGVQAQVVRDGFNDTVPVFTDTRGERDSSSYDWDTVSWKASYDIEGNHTGAIEPSYSWNETWSRSYEKTMSPKIDPPQGRLTGWKLTGATVSLDSVETEVTITPVFRHRENDNVTDMVRTDGYLEREDHVFDWNVTYNIDYRVTSKWKIYYRYSYNYKWKEITGYHSNEFGARIPEYSHHSSSSTGSKTEYITTTDTRSTSHLETETENLSILYHKRPPTGTYEGMASYTDPVTREYRITNIEINGIERQDPACSDAADKYKEQYIDIHQIETRYMLFPNDFYIPEQKVECDIPDWLHKMMADELLEMVGSIEAADPTVNVSLMDDPGADPTLLRYEAAKKLTADLKDDTESYVNRQQYLTGSEMYTSSDTARFIVKNEAYLKLMDEIESQNRKLNSDLNDYLLEKLTEANVNIPGLDTGALDSVTSGSLSLFNNPAVSMAGTALGTEMGIIDTMTITGMPESKYNWTEGMTLVVDQYPDYLYHDPKFDLNGQYELKDPKGMTIYPLGVKNTCVFSTGIADDIAGLLDETSSPVKEATAQMVSSSIEDLSTEVKSLEQNLSEQAIPLDTTALDQRVNGLTTTYSSQMREDVPEMIAKEVRADPVVSLWITEAEVSTITQNHLNSLSKSQIINQSADGTLPTGISEKLRAEVIKNNPTLTGDEMDAVLNRLDTDVRVGIAEGISVVIIDNSAMIDASFDAVNNELQKLTDDATTQLSEDVADKVNKRLEKTMKHVPMGLPVLPPHWMFTVNVWTYDVIGKYEYFRVTDNDNEVILNTYIGHEGQVYVREDAQVYHPFKTDEYGYLVDLGKNKRMMFQFGGYATTIVGPSPKGVGDKSGERTEESIGYTDLSDEFKVIR; from the coding sequence ATGAAAAACGAAGCTTTGCGACACCCACGAACTGCACAGGAAAGAAAAACGAAGCGACCCGCATACAAGTGTTGGAGATCACTGAAAAAAGTGAGCTTACTTGCCCGTAATACCGATGCGTACATTCCATTCTCTGTCATCGGCATCTTTGTTATACTCGGAGCTGTGCTCACCTCAGCATACTTCCTGCAGACGGATTACGACATTGCACAGACGATCTACACCACTGAGAAGACAGATCCTGAAAAGGTAGCTGTCGGATTTGCTTCTGCGGACCTGTCCCGATGCCTCAATTATGCAGGGATGGAAGCCCTGAAATGGAAAGGTGAGCACCCGATCATCCAGCCTGTGAACTCGTCCGGAGGTACGACCACGGAGGATGATTTCATGGTCAACGCCCGCACCCATGACCTTGAGGCCGGGCATACATTAAGTGTCCAGGTCGACCTGCCTTCGGATGTGTGGTACAGCATATCCTCGCTCTGGAGGGACCAGAACATCATACTGAGGATAAAGGACAGCAATGGCCAGACCATAGATTCCGTGGACTACGGTGAAGCTGTCAGTATCTGGAAAACGGTATCCTTTGAGGAGAACTTCCTGCTGCCACAGAGCATCGGTCCCGGCTACGGCACCATTGAGCTTGAGTGCGGAGGCAACCTGAAGGCCACCGACTGGTTCAGCGTTGCCATGAACCCTGTGAAGGACATCTCTGCAAAGCATTTCAACGAGCTGATCACAGGGAACTACCAGTACGAACAGTATGTCTATGACAAATATGCCATCAACGTGGAGCCGGACATCCACCCACAACAGATACTCATCGAGGAGATCAACGGGACACTTGAAAGGCAGATAAATGATGACAACAGGACCTATTCCATCTATTACACATTCTCCATCCTGGACCTGAACTATACCCTTGTTGACCTTGAGACCGGAGAGACCTTCAACCGCAGCATTGATATCTCGACACTTGTGACCTCAAGGGAACCGCTGCTTGAAGAGCTTACTACGGAATATGAGCGCTCACTGAACAGTGCTGAGACAGCAAACATCGTCCTCGGTGCCATGAACATACGCTCGTTCACTTATGGGCCCTGGCAGCACTATGCCAACGGACCGTTGAACATCATCACCAATCCGGCACTGGCATCAGCGGTCAATGCCGGAACAGCCTATTCCCAGAAGCGGACGTTCGATTCGGTGGACCCCTGGGCACTGATGTACACCACATACTACAATGGCAAGGTATTCTACGAGGATGTGCACGGAACTGCTGACGAGTATGACATTAACGGCTCTAACAACTCCGTCAACCTGACATCCACCTACGAAAAACTGGCAGAGAACAACTCGTTCAGCGTGGACATCGAGGAAGGCATTGGCGAGTCGATGACAGAGACCGGCATGACCTTCGAGCAGGTGGATGAACAGTCGACGATCCGGGTGGCAGCATCGGATTATATCCCGAGCCTGGTGGACGGCTGGGTTTTCAATGACCATATCTGGACCGATGAGCAGGACCTTGTGCACGATGTTGCCCGGGAGGTATACTTTGCCGGGGTGCAGGCACAGGTCGTAAGGGATGGTTTTAATGATACTGTTCCGGTGTTCACTGATACCAGAGGAGAGAGGGATTCGTCCTCCTACGACTGGGACACGGTGTCCTGGAAAGCCTCGTATGATATCGAAGGAAACCATACCGGAGCCATCGAACCGTCGTATTCGTGGAATGAAACATGGAGTCGCTCATATGAAAAAACAATGTCTCCGAAGATCGATCCGCCCCAGGGAAGGCTAACAGGCTGGAAGCTCACAGGTGCCACCGTGTCCCTTGATTCAGTGGAAACCGAGGTCACAATAACACCGGTGTTCCGCCACAGGGAGAACGATAATGTCACCGACATGGTGCGTACCGATGGATATCTTGAACGTGAAGACCATGTTTTCGACTGGAATGTGACATACAACATCGACTACCGTGTCACTTCGAAATGGAAGATATACTACAGGTATTCCTACAACTACAAATGGAAGGAGATCACCGGCTACCATTCCAATGAGTTCGGTGCCAGAATACCGGAATACAGCCACCATTCATCAAGCAGCACAGGATCAAAGACAGAATATATCACGACCACGGACACACGCTCGACGTCTCACCTTGAGACTGAGACGGAAAACTTAAGCATACTGTACCACAAGCGTCCTCCCACAGGAACCTACGAGGGAATGGCATCCTACACCGACCCGGTGACCCGGGAATACCGCATTACAAACATAGAGATCAACGGTATCGAGCGCCAGGACCCTGCCTGCAGTGATGCCGCTGACAAGTACAAGGAGCAGTACATAGACATCCACCAGATCGAGACCCGCTACATGCTGTTCCCCAATGACTTCTACATCCCGGAGCAGAAGGTGGAGTGCGATATCCCGGACTGGCTCCACAAGATGATGGCAGACGAACTACTGGAAATGGTCGGCTCCATTGAAGCAGCGGACCCGACGGTGAACGTCTCCCTGATGGACGATCCCGGTGCAGACCCTACCTTGCTCAGATACGAGGCCGCAAAGAAGCTGACAGCCGACCTCAAGGATGACACCGAGAGCTACGTGAACAGGCAGCAGTACCTGACAGGTAGTGAAATGTACACCAGCAGCGATACAGCGCGCTTTATTGTAAAAAATGAGGCTTACCTGAAGCTGATGGATGAGATCGAATCCCAGAACCGGAAGTTGAACAGCGATCTCAATGATTACCTGCTGGAGAAGCTAACCGAAGCGAACGTTAACATCCCCGGCCTTGACACCGGAGCACTGGACAGCGTGACCTCCGGCTCACTCTCACTTTTCAACAACCCTGCCGTGAGCATGGCAGGCACCGCACTGGGAACCGAGATGGGGATCATCGACACCATGACCATCACAGGCATGCCCGAGAGCAAGTACAACTGGACCGAAGGCATGACGCTTGTGGTGGACCAGTACCCGGATTACCTGTACCATGATCCCAAGTTCGACCTTAATGGACAATACGAACTCAAGGACCCAAAGGGAATGACCATCTACCCCCTGGGCGTGAAGAACACCTGCGTATTCTCCACCGGCATTGCAGATGACATCGCAGGCCTTCTGGACGAGACCAGCAGCCCGGTAAAGGAAGCGACCGCACAGATGGTCAGCAGCAGCATCGAGGACCTCAGTACAGAGGTCAAATCACTGGAGCAGAACCTGAGCGAGCAGGCCATCCCCCTTGACACCACCGCACTGGACCAGCGGGTCAACGGCCTGACCACCACCTACAGCAGTCAGATGAGAGAGGACGTCCCGGAAATGATCGCAAAGGAAGTGAGAGCCGACCCTGTGGTATCCCTCTGGATAACAGAAGCTGAGGTCTCAACGATTACTCAGAACCACCTCAACAGCCTGTCAAAAAGTCAGATCATCAACCAGTCTGCCGACGGAACCCTCCCCACCGGCATCTCTGAAAAACTGAGAGCCGAGGTCATAAAGAACAATCCAACCCTCACCGGCGATGAGATGGATGCGGTCCTGAACCGCCTGGACACCGATGTCCGCGTGGGGATTGCCGAAGGCATCAGCGTCGTGATAATAGATAACAGCGCAATGATCGACGCCTCCTTTGATGCAGTCAACAACGAATTACAGAAACTGACAGACGATGCCACCACCCAGCTGAGCGAGGATGTCGCGGATAAGGTTAACAAACGTCTGGAAAAGACCATGAAGCACGTCCCCATGGGACTGCCTGTGCTTCCCCCGCACTGGATGTTCACGGTCAATGTCTGGACGTATGATGTGATCGGCAAGTATGAGTATTTCAGGGTGACCGATAACGACAATGAGGTGATTCTGAACACTTATATCGGGCATGAGGGGCAGGTGTATGTGAGGGAAGATGCGCAAGTTTATCATCCATTTAAAACCGATGAGTATGGATATTTAGTAGATTTAGGAAAAAATAAACGGATGATGTTCCAGTTCGGAGGATATGCAACAACAATTGTCGGACCAAGCCCAAAAGGTGTTGGAGACAAAAGTGGAGAACGTACTGAGGAATCAATTGGTTATACTGATCTTTCAGATGAATTCAAGGTGATAAGATGA
- a CDS encoding sarcinarray family MAST domain-containing protein: MKYRCILIFLMILSLATVASAYENPYGKYYSYEVYYNGDELESDAAKPVLKIGEPFTVSIEMTVYQECKVYMQIEDLGTGLDMDNFIVVEGPSQLGESISRIYAENESHTYEWTLKPTEEWAGGTIPIDIHYEIIEKGQSEPLVNAGFTAVLPYISTEYYDAPETTPAEPPETDTNQTPAFTLPAALLAIALVALRKKC; the protein is encoded by the coding sequence ATGAAATATAGATGCATATTGATTTTTTTAATGATTTTATCATTAGCAACTGTGGCATCAGCATATGAAAATCCTTATGGAAAATATTACAGCTATGAAGTTTATTATAACGGAGATGAATTAGAATCAGATGCTGCAAAACCGGTTCTCAAAATCGGAGAACCATTTACAGTATCTATTGAAATGACAGTGTATCAAGAGTGCAAAGTGTACATGCAAATTGAAGATCTAGGAACAGGACTGGATATGGATAATTTCATAGTAGTTGAAGGTCCAAGCCAACTTGGAGAATCAATAAGCAGAATATATGCAGAAAATGAATCACATACTTACGAGTGGACTCTGAAACCAACTGAAGAATGGGCAGGCGGAACAATACCAATAGATATCCATTATGAAATAATTGAAAAAGGACAATCCGAGCCTCTCGTGAACGCTGGATTCACAGCAGTCCTCCCATACATCTCCACCGAATACTACGATGCCCCAGAAACCACTCCAGCAGAACCCCCGGAGACCGATACCAACCAGACCCCAGCATTCACTCTCCCGGCTGCCCTGCTGGCAATAGCACTTGTTGCCCTGCGCAAAAAGTGCTAA
- a CDS encoding metal-dependent transcriptional regulator — protein sequence MKISENAEEILERMWVCINEQGTDPVSLGSLGLEEGSPEIQELLEIENITLSGSDVSLTEEGAANGRTVVRRHRLAERLLADVLNTKEKYVHSSACEFEHILYHGIDENVCILLGHPRTCPHGKPIPEGECCRKAKEEIEHVVASLSALKKGQTGKIAYFNMREEEKMQKMLAMGVLPGIPISLVQSYPSYVFDLNHTRYAVDREIADSIYVRIKRD from the coding sequence ATGAAAATAAGTGAGAATGCAGAAGAGATCCTGGAAAGAATGTGGGTATGCATAAACGAGCAGGGCACAGATCCTGTGAGCCTGGGATCTCTCGGACTGGAAGAGGGATCTCCTGAGATACAGGAACTGCTTGAGATAGAGAACATCACGCTTTCCGGCTCAGATGTCAGTCTTACAGAGGAAGGTGCTGCAAACGGCAGGACCGTTGTCAGGAGGCATCGCCTTGCAGAGCGACTCCTTGCAGATGTCCTGAACACCAAGGAAAAGTATGTGCACAGCTCCGCATGTGAGTTCGAGCATATACTTTACCATGGCATCGATGAGAATGTATGTATCCTGCTGGGACACCCGCGCACATGCCCTCATGGAAAACCGATCCCTGAAGGGGAATGCTGCAGGAAGGCAAAGGAAGAGATCGAGCATGTTGTGGCCTCTCTTTCAGCTTTGAAGAAAGGCCAGACCGGGAAGATCGCTTACTTCAATATGAGAGAGGAGGAGAAGATGCAGAAGATGCTGGCAATGGGAGTGCTACCCGGCATCCCGATAAGCCTTGTCCAGTCATACCCTTCCTATGTCTTCGACCTTAACCATACGAGATATGCAGTTGACAGGGAAATTGCCGACAGCATATATGTAAGGATAAAAAGGGACTGA
- a CDS encoding cupin domain-containing protein: MQGCRKAPFLLIGSMRCTMEKHNIFNQIPADLTHEVFEPLVDQDGVLVERIISKKHVTPEGQWYDQDRSEWVMVLQGEAKLLFEDSEVVHLNPGDHINIPAHCKHRVIWTSDTTETLWLAVHY; the protein is encoded by the coding sequence ATGCAGGGTTGCCGTAAGGCGCCCTTTTTATTGATAGGGTCCATGAGGTGTACCATGGAAAAACATAATATTTTTAACCAGATACCAGCCGATCTAACCCATGAAGTGTTCGAGCCTTTGGTGGATCAGGATGGAGTATTGGTCGAGCGCATTATTTCAAAGAAACATGTGACTCCGGAGGGTCAATGGTACGATCAGGACCGCAGTGAATGGGTCATGGTGTTGCAGGGGGAGGCGAAGTTGCTGTTCGAAGATTCGGAGGTGGTGCACCTCAATCCCGGCGACCATATTAATATTCCCGCCCACTGCAAACACAGGGTCATCTGGACCAGTGACACGACAGAAACCCTCTGGCTAGCTGTACACTATTGA
- a CDS encoding metal-dependent transcriptional regulator translates to MTTERTEDYLKAIDTIIEKKGYSQVKDIARFLNVSPSSVTGMFKKLTKEGYINYEKYGGVTLTPEGKKVARSTKEKYSVLHEFLILLGVDEITADDDACKMEHAVTPQTLEKLTKFSEFVNSKDEMPKFFRHFMEFCEKGEISDCKKITGKASLSKNTRKECE, encoded by the coding sequence TTGACCACTGAGAGAACTGAAGATTACCTGAAGGCCATTGACACCATAATTGAGAAGAAAGGATACTCGCAGGTGAAGGATATTGCAAGGTTCCTGAATGTCAGCCCGTCCAGTGTTACCGGAATGTTCAAAAAGCTCACCAAAGAGGGGTACATCAATTACGAGAAATACGGAGGAGTTACACTCACTCCGGAAGGAAAGAAAGTTGCCAGGAGCACCAAGGAAAAGTACAGTGTCCTGCATGAGTTCCTTATCCTGCTGGGAGTTGATGAGATCACAGCCGATGACGATGCATGCAAGATGGAGCATGCAGTGACGCCCCAGACACTTGAAAAGCTGACAAAGTTCAGTGAATTTGTAAATTCTAAAGATGAAATGCCAAAGTTCTTCCGCCATTTCATGGAGTTCTGTGAAAAAGGTGAGATCTCCGACTGTAAGAAAATAACTGGAAAGGCATCTTTAAGCAAAAATACCAGAAAAGAATGTGAATAA
- a CDS encoding helix-turn-helix transcriptional regulator, with amino-acid sequence MKNNLKVWRAKKDITQEHLAREMEVTRQTINAIERGKYDPSIKLAFKMARFFECLIEDIFFDEE; translated from the coding sequence ATGAAGAACAATCTAAAAGTCTGGAGAGCAAAGAAAGATATTACTCAGGAACATCTAGCCAGGGAAATGGAAGTGACAAGACAAACCATCAATGCTATAGAACGTGGTAAATATGATCCAAGTATAAAATTGGCTTTCAAAATGGCAAGATTCTTCGAATGCTTAATTGAAGACATTTTTTTTGACGAAGAATGA
- a CDS encoding DUF2178 domain-containing protein, whose translation MQIKEIYMLVVGFTLSLIGMGFYAFEFTWIINPSGVGGAFIGGGVSLIIITLREIRLRDKGTIVEDERIFRIAEKSSHKSLMILIILEGILVALLGVTGYDVQAYPIVSLLFAITAILYVGFYFWYKRQM comes from the coding sequence ATGCAAATCAAAGAAATATATATGTTAGTTGTTGGATTCACATTATCCTTGATAGGCATGGGATTTTACGCTTTTGAATTTACCTGGATAATAAATCCGAGTGGAGTAGGTGGTGCATTCATAGGTGGGGGTGTCTCACTGATTATAATTACTCTTCGTGAAATCCGACTTAGGGATAAGGGGACAATAGTAGAAGATGAAAGAATATTTCGAATCGCTGAGAAATCTAGCCATAAAAGCCTGATGATCCTTATCATTCTTGAAGGTATATTAGTGGCACTTCTTGGTGTTACAGGATATGATGTTCAAGCTTATCCTATTGTGTCTTTGTTGTTTGCTATAACAGCGATATTATATGTGGGATTTTACTTTTGGTACAAAAGACAAATGTAA
- a CDS encoding nucleotidyl transferase family protein yields MEKREEHPSSQGEEELLHEMVMHIHEQPCRIVLAITGGGVGAIEQLLKYGGGSATLLEATIPYSSKALDDLISRKPEKYASPMTVRTMAMAAYRRALSLTEDDELVRNKDLMGVAASCKLSAGSDEREGREHEIYVGIQSFDRTVVMSLRLGQGRSRQEEEYIATCMIIDSITRECGWDGQMLLNRLLDSDEFIEEREASASEEVAKMLSRPDSIMKRPDLKPDVVRLNLKDKEITDKPEIIFSGSFNPCHRNHILMAEQAFRKLGKNVHFEISVTNVDKPPIDFISLQERLNSLKAYKDRDFPGNIYLTVAPLFIQKAQIFENATFIIGADTANRLFKVRYYRNEDDMKNMLAEFREKNIHFLVFRRKDVELRIEPEISDLCEVVPLEDYEDNGISSTAIRKEMNIE; encoded by the coding sequence ATGGAGAAAAGAGAAGAACATCCTTCAAGTCAAGGTGAGGAAGAGCTTTTGCATGAGATGGTCATGCATATCCACGAACAGCCCTGCCGGATCGTTCTTGCAATTACAGGAGGGGGAGTCGGGGCTATTGAACAACTCCTGAAATACGGAGGAGGTTCCGCAACCCTTCTTGAAGCTACTATACCATACAGTTCCAAAGCGCTTGATGATCTTATCAGCAGGAAACCCGAGAAATATGCTTCACCAATGACCGTAAGGACCATGGCCATGGCAGCATACCGCCGTGCATTATCCCTTACAGAAGATGATGAACTGGTCAGGAACAAAGATCTGATGGGCGTGGCAGCTTCCTGTAAGCTTTCAGCTGGAAGTGATGAACGTGAAGGTCGCGAACATGAGATATATGTTGGCATCCAGTCCTTTGACAGAACAGTGGTAATGAGCCTAAGGCTCGGACAGGGTCGTTCAAGGCAGGAAGAGGAGTACATCGCAACCTGCATGATAATCGATTCCATCACTAGGGAATGCGGCTGGGATGGGCAAATGCTTCTTAACAGGCTATTGGACAGTGATGAATTCATCGAAGAGAGAGAAGCAAGCGCTTCCGAAGAGGTCGCTAAGATGCTTTCCCGCCCGGATAGCATCATGAAACGCCCGGACCTCAAGCCCGATGTTGTCAGGTTGAACCTTAAGGATAAGGAAATTACCGATAAACCGGAGATCATCTTTTCAGGCTCTTTTAATCCATGCCACCGCAACCACATTCTAATGGCTGAGCAGGCATTCCGGAAACTTGGTAAAAACGTCCACTTTGAGATATCCGTCACAAATGTGGACAAGCCTCCAATAGACTTTATATCGCTCCAGGAAAGGCTGAATTCGCTTAAAGCCTATAAAGACAGGGATTTCCCCGGAAATATTTACCTCACTGTTGCCCCCCTTTTCATCCAGAAAGCGCAGATATTTGAGAATGCCACATTCATCATCGGAGCGGATACCGCCAACCGGCTGTTCAAGGTCAGATATTACCGCAACGAAGATGACATGAAGAACATGCTGGCGGAATTTCGGGAAAAGAACATCCATTTTCTGGTGTTCAGGAGAAAGGATGTGGAACTGAGGATCGAGCCGGAGATCAGCGACCTTTGTGAGGTCGTGCCGCTGGAAGATTATGAGGATAATGGCATTTCATCCACTGCGATCAGGAAGGAAATGAACATTGAATGA
- a CDS encoding HIT family protein → MDCLFCNIIKGDIPSYKVYEDETAYAFLDINPCSRGHTVVVPKTHYENFTDMPAEKAGELFATVRMIARLVEDAVSADGSNIGLNNKAAAGQLVPHVHVHIIPRFEEDGGGSMHSIVSVKGAADDLEEMAELLVME, encoded by the coding sequence ATGGATTGTCTGTTCTGCAATATAATAAAGGGAGATATCCCATCCTACAAGGTCTACGAAGATGAAACGGCCTATGCTTTTCTTGACATAAACCCTTGTTCCAGAGGACACACAGTAGTTGTCCCGAAAACACACTACGAAAACTTCACCGACATGCCTGCCGAAAAAGCCGGCGAACTTTTCGCAACCGTAAGGATGATCGCAAGGCTGGTAGAAGATGCTGTATCCGCAGACGGCTCGAACATCGGCCTGAACAACAAGGCCGCCGCCGGCCAGCTTGTCCCGCATGTCCACGTCCACATCATCCCCAGATTCGAAGAGGATGGCGGCGGTTCCATGCATTCAATTGTATCCGTAAAGGGCGCGGCGGATGATCTGGAGGAGATGGCGGAACTTTTGGTGATGGAGTAA